A stretch of the Chitinophagaceae bacterium genome encodes the following:
- a CDS encoding DinB family protein: protein MKKIVRDYVAFNLWANDRICSEIILLSDEQLLQEMKSSFKNIRETLLHIWFAQDIWQARLEGISPSTWPKVPFAGTKEELTAGLMASSKALEAKAISYDKKQLNQEVSYKTLKGITGISPVYQILMHVSNHGTYHRGQLVTMLREAGKTEIPATDLIAFYREKRK from the coding sequence ATGAAAAAAATAGTTCGTGATTATGTCGCCTTTAACCTGTGGGCGAACGATAGAATTTGCAGTGAGATTATTTTGTTGTCGGATGAACAACTGCTGCAGGAAATGAAAAGCAGTTTCAAAAATATCCGTGAAACATTGCTGCACATCTGGTTTGCGCAGGATATCTGGCAGGCAAGACTGGAAGGAATTTCACCTTCCACATGGCCAAAAGTTCCTTTTGCGGGAACCAAGGAAGAATTGACAGCGGGCCTGATGGCTTCATCAAAAGCACTGGAAGCAAAAGCAATTTCATATGATAAAAAGCAATTGAATCAGGAAGTGAGTTATAAAACTTTGAAAGGCATTACCGGCATTTCACCCGTGTACCAGATTTTGATGCATGTATCAAATCATGGCACCTATCATCGCGGGCAACTTGTAACTATGTTGCGTGAAGCAGGTAAAACAGAAATTCCCGCCACTGATCTCATCGCCTTCTACCGCGAAAAGCGAAAATGA